The following coding sequences lie in one Peribacillus frigoritolerans genomic window:
- a CDS encoding iron-containing alcohol dehydrogenase family protein, translating to MNTLLEVRSGPAYYACKANVLENLEAKLSNGNIRKVLVIHGRKSWKVAEPFFPSLENIEKIFFTYGGECSDPEIERVKKAALEHGADALIGIGGGKLLDLVKSAGNLLQKEIILIPTLASTCAAWTPLSVIYDDNGSYVRYDIHEKSAWMLFIEPGILLNSPINYLRAGIGDTLAKWYEGNALVEKLATKSVCIEMAHIAARQCQEVLLTYGEEALADLEKGKWTDALQRVIETNIITSGLVGGFGGQYLRVAGAHSIHNGMTTITEAHHLLHGEKVAYGILVQLVLEGKFSEIKQLLPIYQVLKLPMTLLDIGLTFEHKAELQQIAAHSVKEGEDIHLLFPDINKEKVAAAMENLEILAKHASRSID from the coding sequence ATGAATACCTTACTGGAGGTCCGCAGCGGCCCCGCTTATTATGCCTGTAAAGCTAATGTCCTTGAAAACCTGGAAGCAAAACTGAGTAATGGCAACATTCGTAAAGTGCTCGTTATTCATGGAAGAAAATCATGGAAAGTTGCTGAACCCTTTTTTCCTTCCTTAGAAAATATTGAGAAGATCTTTTTCACATACGGCGGGGAATGCAGTGACCCGGAAATTGAACGCGTCAAGAAGGCTGCTCTAGAACATGGTGCGGATGCATTAATCGGCATTGGCGGCGGTAAGTTGCTCGACCTCGTCAAATCGGCCGGAAACTTGCTTCAAAAGGAAATCATCCTCATTCCAACCTTGGCTTCCACCTGCGCTGCCTGGACACCGTTGAGTGTCATTTATGATGATAATGGTTCATATGTTCGCTATGATATTCATGAAAAAAGCGCTTGGATGTTATTTATTGAACCGGGAATTCTCCTTAATTCGCCGATTAACTATTTACGTGCGGGAATCGGCGATACATTGGCGAAATGGTACGAGGGCAATGCACTCGTCGAAAAGCTTGCCACGAAGTCCGTTTGTATTGAAATGGCCCATATAGCCGCAAGGCAATGCCAGGAAGTTTTATTGACATATGGCGAGGAAGCCCTAGCTGATTTGGAAAAGGGTAAATGGACAGATGCGCTGCAGCGTGTAATTGAAACGAATATCATCACCAGCGGTCTAGTTGGCGGCTTTGGCGGCCAGTACCTGCGCGTTGCCGGTGCCCACTCCATTCATAATGGCATGACTACCATCACGGAAGCGCATCATTTACTTCACGGGGAAAAAGTGGCATATGGCATTTTAGTCCAGCTTGTGTTAGAAGGGAAATTCTCGGAAATCAAACAATTGCTGCCAATCTACCAGGTGCTTAAACTGCCGATGACATTGCTTGATATTGGCCTGACGTTTGAACATAAGGCGGAACTTCAACAAATTGCAGCCCACTCTGTCAAAGAAGGTGAAGACATCCATCTTCTTTTCCCTGATATCAACAAGGAAAAAGTGGCAGCCGCCATGGAAAACCTTGAAATCCTCGCAAAACATGCAAGCAGATCCATAGACTAA
- the metC gene encoding cystathionine beta-lyase: MTGHDFSFETKLLHNQHKFDPATGGVSVPIQHASTFHQSDIDQFGKYDYSRSGNPTREALEDIIADLEEGTHGFAFSSGMAAISTAFLLLSAGDHIVISEDVYGGTFRMVTSVLTRFNIEHTFVDMTDLESVKAAVQPNTKAIYIETPSNPLLKVTDIQAVCDIAKKAGALSFVDNTFLTPALQKPLNLGADVVLHSATKFLSGHSDVVAGLAVVKDPELAARLGSLQNSFGAVLGVQDAWLVMRGLKTLSVRMEHSQKGAEKIAAYLKEQPLVKKVYYPGLADHPQHAIQKGQSLGAGAVLSFELESEEIFRSFVNTVELPVFAVSLGAVESILSYPAKMSHAAMPADEREKRGITNSLLRLSVGLENPDDIIKDFDAALVNIAKGEAIAAK, from the coding sequence ATGACAGGTCATGATTTTAGCTTTGAAACGAAATTACTTCATAATCAACATAAATTCGATCCGGCAACTGGCGGTGTGAGCGTCCCCATTCAGCATGCATCGACTTTCCATCAATCCGATATCGATCAATTCGGCAAATATGACTACAGCAGAAGCGGGAACCCAACTCGCGAAGCACTTGAAGATATCATTGCCGATCTTGAGGAAGGCACTCACGGCTTTGCCTTTTCATCAGGTATGGCTGCCATTTCAACAGCCTTCCTGCTATTGTCTGCCGGAGACCATATCGTCATTTCCGAAGATGTATATGGCGGAACGTTCAGGATGGTCACTAGCGTATTGACCCGTTTCAATATTGAGCATACCTTCGTTGACATGACGGACCTTGAAAGCGTCAAAGCGGCCGTTCAGCCAAATACCAAGGCCATATACATCGAAACGCCTTCAAATCCGTTACTTAAAGTGACCGATATTCAAGCTGTATGTGATATCGCAAAAAAAGCCGGTGCCTTAAGTTTTGTTGATAACACATTCTTGACACCCGCATTGCAAAAACCGCTGAATCTGGGCGCTGATGTTGTCCTTCATAGCGCGACGAAGTTTTTATCCGGACATAGTGATGTGGTAGCTGGGCTTGCGGTCGTGAAAGATCCGGAATTGGCAGCAAGACTCGGTTCGCTCCAAAACTCCTTTGGAGCGGTCCTTGGTGTACAGGATGCCTGGCTTGTAATGAGAGGTTTGAAAACCTTGTCAGTTAGAATGGAACATTCACAAAAAGGGGCAGAAAAGATTGCAGCCTATTTAAAGGAGCAGCCCTTGGTGAAAAAAGTGTATTATCCCGGCCTAGCCGATCATCCACAGCACGCCATCCAGAAAGGCCAGTCACTTGGAGCAGGTGCGGTCCTGTCATTTGAATTGGAAAGTGAGGAAATCTTCCGTTCCTTCGTGAACACTGTCGAGCTCCCTGTTTTTGCCGTAAGCCTGGGAGCGGTCGAATCCATATTATCCTACCCGGCCAAAATGTCCCATGCTGCCATGCCTGCTGATGAAAGGGAAAAGCGAGGCATCACGAACAGCTTGCTCCGCCTCTCTGTCGGACTTGAAAATCCGGACGATATAATCAAGGACTTCGATGCGGCCCTCGTCAATATTGCCAAAGGGGAAGCAATTGCTGCAAAATGA
- a CDS encoding methionine biosynthesis PLP-dependent protein, translated as MYKTETYLAQLGNRSETATGTVNPPVYFSTAFRHEGIGQSTGFDYTRTGNPTRQLLERSIADLEKGDQGYACSSGMAAISTILALFKSGDAWIVSEDLYGGTYRLLEQGFKKWGLQCDYVNTCCLEDIEKAITPHTKAIFIETPTNPLMQQTDISAVAALAKRYNLLLIVDNTFYTPLIQQPILLGADIVIHSATKYLGGHNDVLAGLIVASGAELCDALAFHHNGTGAVLSPFDSWLLMRGMKTLALRMERHEKNAKILVDYLSEHDCVTDVLYPGRGGMISFRIIDEAAVNPFLQSLSLISFAESLGGVESFITYPATQTHADIPLEVRTANGVCNRLLRFSVGIEDSDDLIGDLQQAFAHVKREALR; from the coding sequence ATGTATAAAACTGAAACATATCTTGCTCAATTAGGAAATCGCAGCGAAACGGCGACAGGAACAGTCAATCCGCCGGTATACTTTTCAACAGCCTTTCGTCACGAAGGAATTGGCCAATCGACGGGATTCGACTACACAAGGACAGGTAACCCTACACGCCAGCTATTGGAGCGATCCATCGCCGATCTGGAAAAAGGAGACCAAGGTTATGCCTGCAGTTCAGGAATGGCCGCCATCTCAACCATTCTCGCCCTTTTTAAATCCGGGGATGCATGGATTGTCAGCGAAGATCTTTATGGCGGTACATATCGTCTGTTAGAACAAGGTTTTAAAAAATGGGGATTGCAGTGTGACTATGTAAACACTTGTTGTTTGGAGGATATCGAAAAAGCCATCACTCCTCACACGAAAGCCATCTTCATCGAAACTCCCACTAACCCCCTTATGCAGCAAACGGACATTAGCGCCGTTGCCGCATTGGCCAAACGATATAATTTATTGTTAATCGTTGATAACACTTTTTACACGCCTCTTATTCAACAACCCATCCTGCTTGGAGCGGATATTGTGATTCACAGTGCAACCAAGTATCTCGGTGGTCATAATGATGTGCTCGCCGGTCTGATCGTTGCTAGCGGCGCTGAATTATGTGATGCACTTGCCTTCCATCATAATGGTACTGGAGCTGTCTTGAGCCCATTTGATTCTTGGCTGTTGATGCGCGGAATGAAAACCCTGGCATTGCGGATGGAGCGTCATGAAAAGAATGCCAAAATACTTGTAGATTACTTATCGGAGCATGATTGTGTCACGGATGTATTGTATCCCGGCAGAGGCGGCATGATTTCTTTCCGCATCATTGATGAAGCGGCTGTTAACCCATTTTTACAATCGCTCTCATTAATTTCCTTTGCAGAAAGCCTTGGAGGGGTTGAAAGCTTCATCACCTATCCTGCCACACAAACACATGCCGATATACCGCTTGAGGTCAGAACGGCAAATGGGGTTTGTAATCGCCTGCTCCGCTTCTCCGTTGGCATCGAGGATAGCGATGATTTGATTGGTGACCTGCAGCAAGCATTCGCACATGTAAAAAGGGAGGCACTACGATGA
- a CDS encoding PucR family transcriptional regulator has translation MLENLKQKFPNALTNKKDTDDISEYVWFEDSRSILGIPRSEITAEEIRLLELLFAPSINPNNLNAHPDSSWKNFLSEPNAPLPLTSWENVRFLHFKLTHADFSNSDFEEAFLAFVPSDAAIIWENETAGVLIETDKDEPLSNKELIAISSTLESDFYVKTRMFTGRFHPVNQDLHHHWVQEKRSFDLAQVHLPDLKVTDLADIIPHSLINDPSFKNAQWYINEILGKTQQDTELIKTVKTYIECNSNATYAAKQLYIHRNSLQYRIDKFSERTGLDIRNFSHALTAYLIFLLND, from the coding sequence ATGCTTGAAAATCTTAAACAAAAATTCCCGAACGCTCTTACCAATAAAAAGGATACTGATGATATTTCTGAATATGTTTGGTTCGAAGACTCCAGAAGTATACTTGGCATTCCCCGTTCAGAAATCACAGCCGAGGAAATCCGTTTATTGGAACTGCTTTTTGCTCCTTCCATAAACCCAAATAACCTCAATGCACATCCAGACTCATCATGGAAAAATTTTTTATCCGAACCGAATGCACCATTGCCTTTAACGAGCTGGGAGAATGTTCGATTCCTTCATTTCAAGCTGACTCATGCTGATTTTTCCAACTCCGATTTTGAAGAGGCCTTCCTCGCTTTCGTTCCATCTGACGCAGCTATTATCTGGGAAAATGAAACGGCAGGAGTCTTAATTGAAACCGACAAGGATGAACCATTATCAAATAAAGAACTAATCGCCATTTCTTCCACGCTTGAAAGTGATTTTTATGTAAAGACCCGTATGTTCACGGGACGCTTTCACCCTGTAAATCAAGACCTACACCATCACTGGGTCCAGGAGAAAAGGAGTTTTGATTTGGCACAGGTGCATCTGCCGGATCTAAAGGTGACTGATTTGGCAGACATCATCCCTCATTCATTAATAAATGATCCATCCTTTAAGAATGCACAGTGGTATATCAATGAAATTCTTGGTAAGACCCAGCAGGATACTGAGCTTATCAAAACAGTTAAAACGTATATCGAATGTAATTCCAATGCCACCTATGCCGCCAAACAGCTTTATATACATCGAAACAGCTTACAATACCGAATCGATAAATTCTCTGAAAGAACTGGTCTCGATATTAGAAACTTCAGTCATGCCCTTACTGCGTACTTGATATTTCTGCTGAATGATTAA
- the fumC gene encoding class II fumarate hydratase — MEYRIERDTMGEVKVPADKYWGAQTERSRNNFKIGNEKMPIELVRAFAYVKQAAAKVNHDLGDLSEVKKNAIVKICGEILEGTLDEHFPLVVWQTGSGTQSNMNVNEVVANKGNEWLKENGESKTLHPNDDVNKAQSSNDTFPTAMHIAAFMEVAEKLVPAIKALRDTFDTKEKEFWDVVKIGRTHLQDATPLTLGQEISGWKAMLDKDLAMIEESSQKLLNLALGGTAVGTGINTKKEFPGLSAKQIAADTGYPFVTSDNKFHALTSHNEIVYAHGALKALAADLMKIANDVRWLASGPRSGIGEIAIPENEPGSSIMPGKVNPTQSEALTMIATQIVGNDATIGFAASQGNFELNVFKPVIIYNFLQTVKLLTEGIHSFNDNCAVGITANGDKIKENVERSLMLVTALNPHIGYEKAAKIAKTAFKDNSTLKEAALKLEFLTEDEFKAWVDPANMVNK, encoded by the coding sequence ATGGAATACAGAATCGAACGAGATACGATGGGTGAAGTGAAAGTTCCTGCTGATAAATATTGGGGAGCACAAACTGAGAGAAGCCGTAACAATTTCAAAATCGGTAACGAAAAAATGCCGATTGAATTAGTTCGTGCATTTGCATACGTTAAACAAGCTGCGGCAAAGGTGAACCATGATCTTGGTGATCTTTCCGAAGTTAAAAAGAATGCCATCGTCAAGATTTGCGGCGAAATCCTTGAAGGTACACTTGATGAACATTTCCCTCTTGTAGTTTGGCAAACTGGAAGCGGCACGCAAAGTAATATGAACGTGAATGAAGTGGTCGCTAACAAAGGGAATGAATGGTTAAAAGAAAATGGTGAATCGAAAACCCTTCACCCGAATGATGATGTAAACAAGGCTCAAAGCTCAAATGATACGTTCCCGACCGCCATGCATATTGCAGCCTTTATGGAAGTCGCTGAAAAATTGGTTCCTGCCATCAAAGCCCTTCGTGATACATTCGATACAAAAGAAAAAGAATTTTGGGATGTCGTGAAAATCGGCCGGACACATCTTCAAGATGCTACACCATTAACATTAGGACAAGAAATTTCCGGTTGGAAAGCGATGCTCGATAAAGATTTGGCAATGATTGAGGAAAGCAGCCAAAAATTATTGAACCTTGCTCTAGGCGGAACGGCTGTAGGAACCGGAATCAATACAAAGAAAGAATTCCCGGGACTTTCTGCCAAACAAATTGCCGCGGATACAGGATATCCTTTTGTCACATCTGATAATAAGTTCCATGCATTGACTAGCCATAACGAAATCGTCTACGCACACGGTGCTTTGAAAGCATTGGCGGCGGATTTAATGAAAATTGCGAACGATGTCAGATGGCTCGCAAGTGGTCCAAGAAGCGGAATCGGCGAAATAGCCATTCCGGAAAACGAGCCGGGCAGCTCCATCATGCCAGGTAAAGTCAATCCAACACAAAGTGAAGCGCTTACCATGATTGCAACACAAATCGTGGGTAACGATGCTACAATTGGCTTTGCAGCAAGCCAAGGTAACTTTGAATTGAATGTATTCAAACCAGTCATCATCTATAACTTCCTGCAAACGGTCAAATTATTGACGGAAGGCATTCATTCATTCAACGACAATTGTGCGGTGGGCATCACTGCAAATGGAGATAAAATCAAAGAAAATGTAGAACGTTCCCTTATGTTGGTAACAGCATTGAACCCGCATATCGGTTATGAAAAAGCAGCCAAGATCGCCAAAACGGCATTCAAGGACAACTCTACTTTAAAAGAAGCGGCGTTGAAATTGGAGTTCCTGACGGAAGATGAATTCAAAGCATGGGTCGATCCTGCTAACATGGTTAATAAATAA
- a CDS encoding ABC transporter ATP-binding protein produces MAELVLDHIFKIYDKKVTAVKDFNLRVADKEFIVFVGPSGCGKSTTLRMIAGLEDISQGDLYIDGKRVNDVPPKDRDIAMVFQNYALYPHMTVFDNMAFGLKLRKTPKAEIKQRVNEAARILGLEELLNRKPKALSGGQRQRVALGRAIVRDAKVFLMDEPLSNLDAKLRVQMRAEIAKLHKRLDTTTIYVTHDQTEAMTMATRLVVMKDGIIQQVGAPKDVYEKPINVFVGGFIGSPAMNFFTGTLKEGTIKIGEQTLEIPEFKMKMLRDQGYVGKDVILGIRPEDFHNEGAYFTKSPNTTFTTQIDVAELMGAEIMLYSTLEGQDFVARVDAKNIIQAGEKIELALDMNKAHFFDKGTEHRILVEEDEQMQESMKLSAN; encoded by the coding sequence ATGGCAGAGTTAGTGTTAGATCATATATTCAAGATTTATGATAAAAAGGTGACGGCTGTTAAAGACTTCAACCTTCGTGTTGCCGATAAGGAATTCATCGTTTTTGTGGGACCTTCCGGTTGCGGCAAATCAACGACATTAAGGATGATTGCCGGACTGGAGGACATTTCCCAAGGGGATTTATACATAGACGGCAAGCGAGTCAATGATGTCCCTCCTAAAGATCGTGATATTGCGATGGTTTTCCAGAACTATGCCTTATATCCTCATATGACCGTCTTTGACAATATGGCATTCGGATTAAAGCTGAGGAAAACGCCAAAAGCGGAAATCAAGCAAAGGGTCAATGAAGCGGCAAGGATTCTCGGACTTGAAGAGCTGCTTAACAGGAAACCTAAAGCGCTTTCAGGTGGTCAGCGCCAGCGTGTGGCTCTCGGTCGCGCAATTGTAAGGGACGCAAAAGTTTTCTTGATGGATGAGCCATTATCCAATCTCGACGCAAAGCTGCGGGTTCAAATGCGTGCGGAAATCGCTAAACTGCATAAACGGCTCGACACCACAACGATATATGTCACGCATGACCAAACAGAGGCAATGACCATGGCGACACGTCTTGTTGTAATGAAAGATGGTATCATCCAACAGGTCGGTGCCCCAAAGGACGTTTATGAGAAACCTATAAATGTTTTCGTCGGCGGCTTTATCGGATCGCCTGCCATGAACTTCTTTACCGGAACATTAAAAGAAGGCACAATTAAAATAGGCGAACAAACGCTTGAAATACCTGAATTTAAAATGAAAATGCTGCGTGATCAAGGATATGTCGGAAAAGATGTAATCCTTGGCATCCGTCCTGAGGATTTCCATAATGAAGGAGCTTACTTCACGAAGTCCCCTAACACAACATTCACGACCCAAATTGATGTAGCCGAACTCATGGGCGCGGAGATCATGCTCTACTCCACATTAGAGGGGCAGGACTTCGTAGCACGGGTCGATGCCAAGAATATTATTCAGGCAGGGGAAAAGATCGAACTTGCCCTCGACATGAATAAAGCACACTTTTTTGATAAAGGAACTGAACATCGCATTTTAGTTGAAGAAGATGAACAGATGCAGGAAAGCATGAAGTTATCTGCCAATTAA
- a CDS encoding type B 50S ribosomal protein L31 → MKQEIHPDYQQVVFMDTNSGYKFLTGSTKTSNETIVWEDGQTYPLLKVEISSDTHPFFTGKQKFAEKGGRVDRFLDKYNMKK, encoded by the coding sequence GTGAAACAAGAAATTCATCCCGATTATCAACAAGTGGTATTCATGGATACCAACAGTGGGTATAAATTTTTGACAGGTTCCACTAAGACTTCCAATGAAACGATCGTTTGGGAAGACGGCCAAACGTATCCATTATTAAAAGTGGAAATCAGCTCGGATACGCACCCTTTTTTTACTGGAAAGCAGAAGTTTGCTGAAAAAGGCGGACGGGTGGATCGCTTCCTGGATAAATATAATATGAAGAAATGA
- a CDS encoding NAD-dependent epimerase/dehydratase family protein, translating to MNILILGGTRFLGRYLAKAAIGKGHDVTLFNRGSDPYVFPEIEQLKGDRDGNLEILKGRQWDAVIDTSGFIPRTVSKSCRLLNQVKHYTYISSISVYSDPTEPGIDENGEVHTLNEDKAEEITRGTAGPIYGEYYGPLKSLSEKAAEKQLPGKVLSIRAGQIVGPYDYTDRLPYWLKRIAEGGEILSPGRPGRPIQVIDARDLAQWIIQMIEKSMTGTYNAVGPDYTLTMGQLLEGCKKVTGSNADFTWVSEKFLNDNKVEPWGEMPLWIPEEFPLPGGKEPLNGFLAVDNGKAINNGLTFRPLSETLEDIWNWEKCRPESADRKAGIHRQHESDLLGLWKQTVG from the coding sequence ATGAACATTTTAATATTGGGCGGTACACGCTTTTTAGGCAGGTATTTAGCAAAAGCTGCAATAGGGAAAGGGCATGATGTTACACTTTTTAACCGTGGAAGCGATCCTTATGTCTTTCCCGAAATAGAACAGTTAAAAGGGGACCGCGACGGGAATTTGGAAATATTGAAAGGAAGACAGTGGGATGCAGTCATTGACACATCAGGATTTATCCCTCGAACTGTATCGAAATCCTGTAGATTGCTTAATCAAGTTAAACATTATACATATATTTCAAGCATCTCAGTTTACAGTGATCCGACCGAGCCAGGAATTGATGAAAATGGAGAAGTTCATACACTAAATGAAGATAAAGCAGAAGAGATCACCCGTGGAACTGCTGGACCGATATACGGTGAATATTATGGACCGTTAAAATCATTAAGCGAAAAAGCAGCTGAAAAACAACTGCCGGGGAAAGTCCTGTCAATTCGCGCCGGGCAAATAGTGGGTCCATATGATTACACTGACAGATTGCCGTACTGGCTTAAAAGGATAGCGGAAGGGGGAGAAATTTTATCTCCTGGACGCCCTGGACGTCCAATCCAAGTTATCGATGCAAGGGACTTGGCCCAATGGATCATCCAAATGATAGAAAAAAGCATGACAGGTACGTATAATGCCGTTGGCCCAGATTACACACTGACTATGGGGCAATTACTTGAAGGCTGCAAAAAGGTAACAGGAAGTAACGCTGATTTTACATGGGTATCTGAAAAATTTTTAAATGACAATAAAGTAGAGCCGTGGGGAGAAATGCCTTTATGGATACCAGAAGAATTTCCTTTACCTGGAGGAAAGGAACCTTTGAATGGGTTCTTGGCTGTCGATAACGGTAAAGCCATCAATAATGGACTAACATTCCGTCCCTTATCAGAAACTCTCGAAGATATATGGAATTGGGAAAAGTGCCGTCCGGAATCTGCTGATAGAAAAGCAGGCATTCACAGACAACATGAAAGTGATCTCCTTGGATTATGGAAACAGACAGTAGGTTGA